One window of the Peptostreptococcaceae bacterium genome contains the following:
- a CDS encoding transglutaminase domain-containing protein — protein MNPNDNFKYLQMGLSDDILRRKEYGDFKGAIRLIDRKLKAGNQILSMRNSLVVQREIMVRLSENYPYTKEKAVIKVQEHIPEFTEAEFDEREQNGEIEWIYIDGIPHYFDRFYESMIKTDAIFAARAGVQNMVCDGGSVGSGTQENPLDREASRMREKGSVSNRICVRASVQIKDKYFKLGEIVRIHLPIPCSCSQQSEIRIEQMSPFDGQVAPEDAPQRTVYWEERMMENHPFMVEYSYIYTARYIDVNSIVPNEEQPSFDIHEQPPHIMFTPYIRELTRSLTEGLNSPLEKARAIYDFVTLNMKYSFMRSYFCLESIPENGARNLRGDCGVMALLFITLCRCAGIPAHWQSGLITRPDFCGAHDWTMFYIAPYGWLYADPSFGTGAVREQNEERRQFYFGNLDPFRMVANSQFQADFTVPKEFWRADPYDNQVGEIETLHRALRYFEFDRFKEVVGFTELQSRL, from the coding sequence ATGAATCCAAATGATAATTTTAAATACTTACAAATGGGTTTATCTGATGATATTTTACGTCGTAAAGAGTATGGAGATTTCAAGGGTGCTATCCGGCTGATTGATAGAAAGCTAAAAGCAGGAAATCAAATTCTATCAATGCGGAATTCTTTGGTTGTCCAACGAGAAATAATGGTTCGCTTGTCGGAAAACTATCCATATACCAAAGAAAAAGCTGTTATCAAAGTGCAAGAGCATATTCCGGAATTTACAGAAGCAGAGTTTGATGAGAGAGAACAAAATGGAGAGATTGAATGGATATACATTGATGGTATTCCACATTACTTTGACCGCTTTTATGAAAGTATGATAAAGACGGATGCAATATTTGCAGCGAGAGCTGGCGTACAAAACATGGTTTGTGACGGCGGTAGCGTTGGTAGTGGTACGCAAGAAAATCCGCTGGATCGGGAAGCAAGTAGAATGCGAGAAAAAGGAAGTGTTTCTAATCGGATTTGTGTTCGCGCCAGTGTGCAGATTAAGGACAAGTATTTTAAGCTGGGCGAGATAGTTAGAATTCATTTGCCGATTCCGTGTAGTTGTTCACAACAAAGTGAAATTCGCATTGAACAGATGAGCCCATTCGACGGACAAGTGGCACCAGAAGATGCCCCGCAACGCACAGTATACTGGGAAGAGCGGATGATGGAGAATCATCCGTTTATGGTGGAGTATTCCTATATTTATACAGCTCGGTATATCGATGTGAATTCAATTGTTCCGAATGAAGAGCAGCCTTCTTTTGACATCCATGAACAACCTCCACATATTATGTTTACACCCTATATCCGGGAGCTCACTCGGTCTTTAACAGAGGGACTGAACTCTCCATTGGAAAAAGCTAGAGCAATTTACGACTTTGTGACCTTAAATATGAAATACAGTTTTATGCGATCTTACTTTTGCTTAGAGAGTATTCCAGAAAATGGTGCTCGCAATCTGCGAGGAGATTGTGGAGTTATGGCACTGTTGTTTATTACACTTTGTCGTTGTGCAGGTATACCAGCTCATTGGCAAAGTGGTTTAATTACACGACCAGATTTTTGTGGTGCACATGATTGGACTATGTTCTATATTGCTCCGTATGGATGGTTGTATGCTGATCCGTCATTTGGAACGGGTGCAGTACGGGAGCAAAATGAGGAGCGACGCCAATTCTATTTTGGCAATTTGGATCCCTTCCGAATGGTAGCTAATAGCCAGTTTCAGGCTGATTTCACAGTGCCAAAGGAATTTTGGAGAGCTGATCCATATGATAATCAGGTGGGTGAGATTGAAACTCTTCACCGTGCATTACGATACTTTGAGTTTGATAGATTTAAAGAAGTTGTTGGATTTACGGAGCTACAATCGAGGCTCTAA
- a CDS encoding DUF819 domain-containing protein produces MITNGFTYIAFLVFFASMLVAVKKATNWKIFKFIPPIVMVYLFNMAFCTFGLWDMGATASAYSATKNNLLYAMIFIMLLRCDFRKLAKLGGRMIAIFMGGAVSISIGFILAYILFKNTLGVESWRALAALCASWIGGSGNMAALQGALAVPEADFGAALIVDTIFYSVWIAILLVLIPFAPKWNKAMNADTSKLEAIAVATNAEIDKDTKILDFTSLLTLLGLSLIISAISQNLGGILAFGILGKGTMTVLIVTAIGLIVAMSPIGKMAGIEETANIYLYVVIALLASRAGLNEILDSPMWLMAGLFVMIVHVVIMALLAKLFKWDFTMVSTASVANIGGAASAPIIASAYDGSYAGIGVLMGVFGAAVGSVMGLIVANIMKLFS; encoded by the coding sequence ATGATTACAAATGGCTTTACTTACATCGCGTTTTTAGTATTCTTTGCCTCAATGCTTGTTGCTGTAAAAAAGGCGACAAACTGGAAAATCTTTAAGTTTATTCCGCCGATAGTTATGGTTTACTTGTTCAATATGGCTTTCTGTACTTTCGGGTTATGGGATATGGGAGCAACTGCTAGCGCTTATTCCGCAACAAAAAACAATCTTTTATATGCAATGATTTTTATTATGCTATTGCGTTGCGACTTCCGTAAATTAGCAAAGTTAGGTGGTCGTATGATTGCCATCTTCATGGGTGGGGCGGTTTCTATTAGCATAGGCTTTATATTAGCATACATACTCTTTAAGAACACTTTAGGCGTAGAGTCATGGCGCGCTTTGGCTGCTCTGTGTGCTTCTTGGATTGGTGGATCCGGTAATATGGCAGCCTTACAGGGTGCACTAGCTGTGCCTGAAGCTGATTTCGGTGCTGCGCTAATCGTTGACACAATTTTCTACTCAGTATGGATTGCAATATTGTTGGTTCTTATTCCATTTGCACCCAAATGGAACAAGGCAATGAATGCTGATACTTCTAAGTTAGAAGCCATTGCAGTTGCAACCAATGCTGAAATTGATAAAGATACGAAAATTCTTGATTTTACTTCTCTACTTACTTTGCTAGGACTGTCCCTAATTATTTCTGCAATCAGTCAGAATTTGGGTGGGATTTTAGCTTTCGGTATACTGGGAAAGGGAACGATGACCGTGTTAATAGTTACTGCAATTGGGCTGATAGTTGCTATGTCCCCAATTGGGAAAATGGCCGGAATAGAAGAAACGGCCAATATATATTTATATGTAGTAATCGCATTGTTAGCTTCTCGTGCAGGATTGAACGAAATATTAGATTCGCCTATGTGGCTAATGGCTGGTTTATTTGTAATGATAGTTCATGTTGTAATTATGGCATTGTTGGCTAAACTATTTAAATGGGATTTTACAATGGTATCTACAGCATCTGTGGCAAATATCGGTGGCGCTGCTTCAGCTCCTATCATTGCATCCGCTTATGATGGTTCTTATGCTGGTATTGGTGTATTGATGGGTGTGTTTGGTGCAGCTGTCGGGAGTGTTATGGGGCTGATAGTGGCAAATATTATGAAACTATTTAGTTAA
- a CDS encoding DUF3870 domain-containing protein, producing MNKINSAFVIGESRTNADNAITKMYGSFYMAFEVDDVTYEVLDFSCTHTIDLTERYLAKLFIGKCFQNIENWLERELELRYGGSSRKAVMVSYRDALKRWQVMTGNK from the coding sequence CTGAATAAAATAAATTCTGCATTTGTAATAGGAGAATCGCGGACGAATGCAGATAATGCAATTACTAAGATGTATGGTTCTTTCTATATGGCTTTTGAGGTAGACGATGTTACATATGAAGTGTTAGATTTTAGTTGTACTCATACAATTGATCTTACCGAAAGGTATTTAGCCAAACTGTTTATAGGTAAATGCTTTCAGAATATTGAGAATTGGCTAGAGAGAGAGTTAGAGCTTCGTTATGGAGGTTCCTCTCGTAAAGCAGTGATGGTATCTTATAGAGATGCTTTAAAACGGTGGCAGGTTATGACTGGAAATAAGTAA
- a CDS encoding nitroreductase family protein, with the protein MSERSRVLRKQSELRRTYRKFLPERIGRETIEDWLMIASTAPSGANKQPWFFCVVTDEEMKMKIREEAEKVEEVFYREKISDEWRKDLKVLKTDWSKPFLSQAPCLILIFKEFYKTMENGQKDKNYYVNESAGLAIGLLINAIRDSGYHSLTYTPAPMTFLKDMFKRPEGETPVMILSVGKTDESYELPDIKRKTINEIAEFY; encoded by the coding sequence ATGTCTGAAAGATCAAGAGTACTTAGAAAACAAAGTGAGTTAAGAAGAACCTATAGAAAATTCTTGCCGGAGAGAATTGGCAGGGAAACCATTGAAGATTGGCTTATGATTGCATCCACCGCACCCAGTGGAGCAAATAAGCAACCATGGTTTTTCTGCGTCGTTACAGATGAAGAAATGAAGATGAAAATCAGAGAAGAGGCTGAAAAAGTCGAGGAAGTTTTCTATAGGGAAAAAATCAGCGATGAATGGCGTAAGGACTTAAAGGTCTTGAAAACTGATTGGAGCAAACCGTTTTTAAGTCAAGCGCCTTGTCTTATTTTAATATTCAAAGAGTTTTATAAGACTATGGAAAACGGCCAAAAAGACAAGAATTATTATGTAAATGAAAGCGCGGGGCTGGCTATCGGACTTTTGATAAATGCCATTAGGGACTCGGGATACCATAGCTTGACCTATACTCCTGCACCCATGACATTTTTAAAGGACATGTTTAAAAGGCCGGAAGGAGAAACCCCCGTCATGATTTTGTCTGTAGGAAAAACAGATGAAAGCTATGAACTTCCAGACATCAAGAGAAAAACTATTAATGAGATTGCTGAGTTTTACTGA
- a CDS encoding DUF4143 domain-containing protein, with translation MLYIAFSHHFKLYLAHYFCYFLHIIVDSIHFESLVVRDLRIYAQALGGKLFHYRDSTGLEADAIIHLVDGRWGLIEVKLGTDSIDTAAANLIKLKEKIDTNKMHEPSFLMIVTGTEFAYRRNDGVLVVPIGCLKN, from the coding sequence ATCCTTTATATCGCCTTTTCCCACCACTTCAAACTATATCTTGCACATTATTTTTGCTACTTCTTGCACATTATTGTTGATTCCATTCATTTTGAATCTCTGGTTGTAAGAGATCTAAGGATATACGCCCAGGCACTCGGGGGCAAACTTTTCCATTACAGAGACAGCACCGGTTTGGAAGCAGATGCTATCATCCATCTTGTCGATGGCAGATGGGGGCTGATTGAAGTTAAGCTTGGAACTGATTCAATCGATACCGCCGCCGCAAATTTGATTAAACTTAAGGAAAAAATCGACACCAATAAAATGCATGAACCTTCCTTCTTGATGATTGTAACCGGTACTGAATTTGCCTATAGAAGAAATGATGGCGTATTAGTTGTTCCAATTGGATGCCTGAAAAACTAA